ATGCCGTGCTGGAGCGCGGTGCGCAGGGTCCGGGCGGCGAGTGCCTGGACCGGTTCGGGGATGCCGATCCGCAGGTGGGTGCGGCGGGCGTGGTCGAACAGCAGGTAGTTCACCGGAGGTGCCTCGGGAGCCGCTGCGGCCGTGATCGCGTGCACTGCCTCGAGGTAGTGCGGCCACGCGGCCCAGGAGTGCAGTGCGTCGTTGCTGCGTGCATCGGCGAGCACGTCGTCGAGGTGCCGGTCGGCCTGCCGCACCAGGTCGACCCGCTGTTCCGGTGTCAGCGCGGCCGACCAGGTCTGCCAGCACTGGAACAGGAATGCCGCGCGCTGTGGCGCTGCGACGGGGGCGATCAGCCGTCGCAGGTGGGCGGCGCAGAACCGGACCTGGTGCGTGCCGGGCACCCCGCCGTCCCGCAGGACGTGCAGCGCGAGCTCGCTGCCGGCTTCGGCGAGGTCGAGCGCGGCGCCGGACAACGCCGCGGGGTCGGCGTCGACGTCCCCTGGCCGGACGCGGATCCGGTGCTGCCGGGCCGTGGTCTCCCGGACCGCTCCGGTGCGCGCCGGTCCGGTGGTGCGGGTCCACAGGGCGACGACGGGGTCGAGTCGGTGGTGCCGTTCGAAGAACCACCGGCTGCGCGCATCGGCGGCGCGGATGCGCGCCACCAGTGCGTGCAGCGCCGTGACGAGTTCCGCTGCGGAACCCGGTCCAGGTTCGGGGGTTTCGTGCACGAGGAGTACTGACCAGTCGCGCGTCAACGCAAAGCACCTCGGTGATCGTGCGGTCGGGACGGTGGGGAGACGGCGGGGCGGCCGACCGGGAGGACCGGTGGGAGAGCTGGGCCCGCGCGCTCCCGAGCGTAGGTGCGCGTCGATCTCCACCGCCACGGCCAGGGCCGGAAACATCGGCACAGCAGCGATTTAGGGACGTGCTAGGGGGGTGAGCAGGGGGCTGCGGAGGGGCTGCGTGCGGTAGGAATTGGGGCGGTTGGGGTGTTCTCAGCGCAGCGCGGCGCGCGAACGCGCCCGTGTGTTGTGTCCGCGAACCGGCGGGTGGGCACGAGCATGAGCTGCTGCGCCCGTGTCCGGTGGTGACCGAGGATAGGGTGGAACATGCTGCGAACCGAGCTGGTTCGGCCGTTGCCTGAACTGATCCGGGACAACGCCGAGCGATTCGGGGACAAGATCGCCTTCCGCGACTCCCGGCGCGAAGTCAGCTACACCGAGCTGGAGCGCCGCACCGGCCGCCTCGCCGGGCACCTCGCGCGACTGCGCCTCCAGCCCGGTGACCGTGCCGCGATCTACCTGGGCAACCGGGTCGAGACGGTGGAGAGCTACCTGGCGATCGTCCGCGCGAACGCCATCGGCGTGCCGCTGAACCCGCGCTCCTCCGACGACGAGCTGTCGTTCTTCCTCGACGACAGCGGCGCTCGGGTCGTCATCACCGACGGCACCCGGGCCGAGCAGGTGCGGCGGGCGCTCGCCGACCGGGAGGGCGTGCGGCTCGTGGTCGCCGATCCGGACCGCCCGTTCGACGCGCCCGCGGGCGCGTCGGCCTTCGAGGTGCTGGCCACCACCGAACCCCCGGAACCCGCACGTGACGACCTCGGCCTCGACGACCTGGCGTGGATGCTCTACACCTCCGGCACCACCGGCCGGCCGAAGGGCGTGCTGTCCACGCAGCGGAACTGCCTGTGGTCGGTGGCGGCCTGCTACGTCCCGGTTCCCGAGCTGTCGGCGGACGACCGGGTGCTGTGGCCGCTGCCGCTGTTCCACAGCCTGTCGCACATCGCCTGCGTGCTCGCGGTGACGGCGGTCGGCGCGACCGCGCGGATCGTCGACGGCTTCGCCCCGGACGAGGTGCTGGCGGTGCTGCGCGAGGAGCGGTCGACGTTCCTGGCCGGGGTGCCGACGATGTACCACTACCTGGTGCAGGCCGCGCGCCGCGACGGTTTCCAGGCCCCTGAGCTGCGGATGTGCTTGGTCGGTGGGGCGGTGACCACGGCGGCGTTGCGCAACGACTTCGAGGAGGCCTTCGGCGCGCCGCTCGTCGACGCCTACGGCAGCACCGAGACGTGCGGGTCGATCACCATCAACTGGCCGCACGGCGCGCGGGTCGAGGGCTCGTGCGGGCTGCCGGTGCCCGGGGTCAACGTGCGGTTGGTCGACCCGGACACCGGCCAGGACGTGGGCACCGGCCAGGAAGGCGAGGTGTGGGTGAGCGGCCCGAGCGTGATGGTCGGCTACCACAACCAGCCCGACGTCACCGCCTCGGTGCTGCGCGACGGCTGGTACCGCACGGGCGACCTCGCGCGCCGCGACGAGGCGGGGTTCTTCACCATCACCGGGCGCATCAAGGAACTCATCATCCGCGGGGGCGAGAACATCCACCCCGGTGAGATCGAGGCGGTGCTGCGGGAGGTCCCCGGTGTCGCCGACGTCGCGGTCGCCGGCAAGCCGCACGACCTGCTCGGTGAGGTCCCGGTGGCGTTCGTGGTCCCGGCCCCGGGAGGGGTGGACCCGCAGCGGTTGGTCGCGGCCTGCCGCGAGCGGTTGGCCCACTTCAAGGTCCCGGAGGAGTTCTACGAGATCGACCGGGTCCCGCGCACCGCCTCGGGCAAGATCACCCGGCACCTGCTCCTGGAGCGGCCCGCGCGGTTGCGGGTGGCCGGGAGTTCGCACTACGGCAACCTGCTGCGCCTGGACTGGACCCCGCTGCCCTCGGTGTCGACGACGCCGTCGGCCGCGGTGCGGTGGGTCGTCGTCGGCGACGAGCGGCTGTTCGGTGCGGACACCCCGCACCACCCCGATCTGGCCGCGGTGACGGCGTCCGGGGAGCTGGCCGAGGACGACGTGGTCGTGCTCGCGGCACCGCGCACGGCGGACGAGTCCGATGTGGACGCCCTGCTCGTAGAACTGGGTCACTGGTGTGCGGCCACGCGGACGTCCGGCACGCGGATCGCGCTGGTGACCCGTGGCTGTGCGCCCACCACGGGGGCGCGTCGCGACGCACCCCAGTGGTGGGCGTCGGCGGCGCAGGTGCAGCAGGAGCACCCGGGGCGGATCGTGCTGGTCGACCTCGACGGGGACGGCGCGGTCGACCAGCGCGTCTTGACCTCCGTGGTGACCTCCGGCGAGGGGTGCGTCGCGGTCCGGTCCGGGGTCCCGCTGGTGCCGAGGTTGTCCCGCGTGGCGGTGCCGGAGCGGAGCGTCGCCGATCCGTTCGACCCGCGCCGCAGGGTGCTGATCACCGGTGCGGACGGTGCGGAGGCGGCTGCCATCGCGCACCACCTGGTGTCCGGGCACGGGGTCCGGGACCTGCTGCTGGTCAGCCGGCACGGTGAGGACGACGGTGCTGCGCGGGAGCTGGCGGCGGAACTGGCCGACGGCGGTGTCGACGTCACGGTGCTGGCCTGCGACCTCACGGACCGCGACGCTGCCGCCCACGCGCTGCTGGGTGCGTTGCCCGCCTTGGGGGCCGTCGTGCACACGGCGGGACGTCGGGAGCGGGCTGCCTCCGTGGCGGGCGCGCGCACGCTCGCCACGCTGACCGGTGACCTCGACCTGAGCGCTTTCGTCCTGGTCGGCCCGATCACCGCACCGGGGCTGCCCGCGGACCGCGCCGCGGCCGCTGCGGCCGGCGGACTGGAGGAGGTCGCGCGCGGCCGCCGCGAGTCCGGGCGGCCCGCGCTGGTGTTCGCCTGGGACCTGTCCGACGGGGCCGAGATGCCGGGGTTGGCTCGGCTCTCCGCCCAGGACGGTCTCGCCATGTTCGACGCGGCCCTCCAGCAGCCGGAGCTGGTGGTCACCGCGGCCAAGCCCGCCGCCGACTCCGTGGGTGCGCCGGTGCCGTCGGTGCTCAACGGGCTGTTCGATGTCGCGAGCGCCGAGCGGGAAGACGCGGACGAGGAGAAGGCCGAGCGGCTGCGCGACCGCCTCCGTTCGCGTTCGGGCGCCGCCCAGCGTCGGGTGCTCCTCGACCTGGTCAGGTCCGAGGTGGCGCACGTGCTCGGTCTGGAGGTCTCGGCGGTGCGGGCCGACCGCGCGTTCCGGGAACTGGGGTTCACCTCGCTGATGGCGGTCAAGCTCCGCAACGGGCTCGGTGCCGCGACCGGACTGCGCTTGCCGGCGGCCATCGCGTTCGACCACCCGAACCCGGCCGCGCTCGCCGAGCACCTGCGGTCCCACCTGCTCGGGGCGGCGGAACAGCCGTCCGTCCACCGGGCGGCCGTTCGGGACGCCGACGAGCCGGTCGCGATCGTGGGGATGGCGTGTCGGTTGCCGGGTGGGGTGTCGTCGCCGGGGGAGTTGTGGGAGTTGGTGTCTTCCGGTGGGGATGCGATTTCGGAGTTCCCGGCTGATCGTGGCTGGGACGTGGAGGGTCTGTTCGACCCGGATCCGGAGGCGGTGGGGAAGTCCTACGTGCGCACGGGTGGTTTCCTGACCGGTGCGGGGGAGTTCGACCCCGCGTTGTTCGGGATCAGCCCGCGTGAGGCGTTGGCGATGGATCCGCAGCAGCGGTTGCTGCTGGAGACCTCCTGGGAGGCGCTGGAGAACGCGGGCCTGGACCCGTTGTCGCTGCGGGGACGGGACATCGGTGTCTACTCCGGTGTCATGCGCCACGACTACGCGTCCGGTCTGGCCGAAGTCCCCGCGGAAGTCCAGGGCTACCGCAGCACCGGTGCTGCCGGCAGTGTGGCGTCGGGGCGGGTGTCGTACACCTTGGGGCTGGAAGGGCCCGCGCTGACGGTGGACACGGCGTGCTCGTCGTCGCTGGTCGCGTTGCACCTGGCTGCGCAAGCGCTTCGGGCCGGGGAGTGCTCCATGGCGCTCGCCGGTGGCGTCGCCGTCATGGCCACCCCGAGCGACTTCATCGAGTTCTCCCGCCAGCGCGGGCTCGCTCCCGACGGCCGCTGCAAGGCCTTCTCCGACGACGCCGACGGCACCAGCTGGTCCGAAGGTGTTGGGGTTGTGGTGTTGGAGCGGCTGTCGGATGCGCGGCGGGCGGGTCGTCGGGTGTTGGGTGTGGTGGTGGGTTCGGCGGTGAACCAGGACGGTGCGTCGAACGGGCTCACCGCACCGAACGGGCCGTCACAGGAAAGAGTCATCCGCGCTGCCTTGGCGAACGCGGGGCTCTCCGTGTCCGATGTGGATGCCGTGGAAGCCCACGGGACGGGGACGTCGCTTGGTGATCCGATCGAGGCTGGGGCGTTGTTGGCGACCTATGGGCAGCGCAGTGGTGTGCCGCCGCTGTTGGTGGGGTCGTTGAAGTCGAACATCGGTCATGCGCAGGCAGCTGCGGGTGTGGCTGGTGTGATCAAGATGGTGCTGGCGATGCGGCACGGTGTGCTGCCGGCATCGCTGCACGTCGGTACTCCGTCGTCGAAGGTCGACTGGGCTTCAGGTGCGGTGGAGGTGTTGACCGAGCAACGTCCGTGGCCGGAAACCGGTCGGGTGCGCCGGGCCGGGGTGTCGTCGTTCGGCGTCAGCGGCACCAACGCTCACGTCATCCTCGAACAAGCACCGGAAGACCACCCTGCGGTCGAGCGGGACACCACCGGTGTCGTCGTGCCGTGGGTCGTCTCCGGCCACACCCCCGAAGCACTCCACGACCAAGCGCAGCGAATCGGCACCGCGGCGGGTGCAGGCCTCGGCCATGTGGACGTGGGCTGGTCGCTGCTGTCCCGGGCGAAGCTCGAACACCGCGCCGTCGTCATCGCGGGCGACCGCCACGAGGCTGTTGCGGGACTCGGTTCCGTCACGTCAGGATCACCCGCGACCAGCACCGTCACCGGATCCGCCACAGTGGACGGTGAGATCGCGTTCGTGTTCCCGGGTCAGGGTGCGCAGTGGGTCGGCATGGGCGCGGAGCTCCTCGACTCCTCGCGGGTGTTCGCCGAGGCGTTGGCTGAGTGTGACGAGGTCTTGTCGGAGTTCGTCGATTGGTCTTTGTTGGACGTGATCCGGGATCGGTCGTCTCTGGATCGTGTTGATGTGGTGCAGCCTGCGTCGTTCGCGGTGATGGTGGCGCTGGCGAGGTTGTGGCAGGCGCACGGTGTCGTTCCCGATGCGGTGGTGGGGCATTCCCAAGGTGAGATCGCGGCTGCTCATGTTGCGGGTGCGTTGAG
This region of Saccharopolyspora hordei genomic DNA includes:
- a CDS encoding type I polyketide synthase — encoded protein: MLRTELVRPLPELIRDNAERFGDKIAFRDSRREVSYTELERRTGRLAGHLARLRLQPGDRAAIYLGNRVETVESYLAIVRANAIGVPLNPRSSDDELSFFLDDSGARVVITDGTRAEQVRRALADREGVRLVVADPDRPFDAPAGASAFEVLATTEPPEPARDDLGLDDLAWMLYTSGTTGRPKGVLSTQRNCLWSVAACYVPVPELSADDRVLWPLPLFHSLSHIACVLAVTAVGATARIVDGFAPDEVLAVLREERSTFLAGVPTMYHYLVQAARRDGFQAPELRMCLVGGAVTTAALRNDFEEAFGAPLVDAYGSTETCGSITINWPHGARVEGSCGLPVPGVNVRLVDPDTGQDVGTGQEGEVWVSGPSVMVGYHNQPDVTASVLRDGWYRTGDLARRDEAGFFTITGRIKELIIRGGENIHPGEIEAVLREVPGVADVAVAGKPHDLLGEVPVAFVVPAPGGVDPQRLVAACRERLAHFKVPEEFYEIDRVPRTASGKITRHLLLERPARLRVAGSSHYGNLLRLDWTPLPSVSTTPSAAVRWVVVGDERLFGADTPHHPDLAAVTASGELAEDDVVVLAAPRTADESDVDALLVELGHWCAATRTSGTRIALVTRGCAPTTGARRDAPQWWASAAQVQQEHPGRIVLVDLDGDGAVDQRVLTSVVTSGEGCVAVRSGVPLVPRLSRVAVPERSVADPFDPRRRVLITGADGAEAAAIAHHLVSGHGVRDLLLVSRHGEDDGAARELAAELADGGVDVTVLACDLTDRDAAAHALLGALPALGAVVHTAGRRERAASVAGARTLATLTGDLDLSAFVLVGPITAPGLPADRAAAAAAGGLEEVARGRRESGRPALVFAWDLSDGAEMPGLARLSAQDGLAMFDAALQQPELVVTAAKPAADSVGAPVPSVLNGLFDVASAEREDADEEKAERLRDRLRSRSGAAQRRVLLDLVRSEVAHVLGLEVSAVRADRAFRELGFTSLMAVKLRNGLGAATGLRLPAAIAFDHPNPAALAEHLRSHLLGAAEQPSVHRAAVRDADEPVAIVGMACRLPGGVSSPGELWELVSSGGDAISEFPADRGWDVEGLFDPDPEAVGKSYVRTGGFLTGAGEFDPALFGISPREALAMDPQQRLLLETSWEALENAGLDPLSLRGRDIGVYSGVMRHDYASGLAEVPAEVQGYRSTGAAGSVASGRVSYTLGLEGPALTVDTACSSSLVALHLAAQALRAGECSMALAGGVAVMATPSDFIEFSRQRGLAPDGRCKAFSDDADGTSWSEGVGVVVLERLSDARRAGRRVLGVVVGSAVNQDGASNGLTAPNGPSQERVIRAALANAGLSVSDVDAVEAHGTGTSLGDPIEAGALLATYGQRSGVPPLLVGSLKSNIGHAQAAAGVAGVIKMVLAMRHGVLPASLHVGTPSSKVDWASGAVEVLTEQRPWPETGRVRRAGVSSFGVSGTNAHVILEQAPEDHPAVERDTTGVVVPWVVSGHTPEALHDQAQRIGTAAGAGLGHVDVGWSLLSRAKLEHRAVVIAGDRHEAVAGLGSVTSGSPATSTVTGSATVDGEIAFVFPGQGAQWVGMGAELLDSSRVFAEALAECDEVLSEFVDWSLLDVIRDRSSLDRVDVVQPASFAVMVALARLWQAHGVVPDAVVGHSQGEIAAAHVAGALSLRDAARVVALRSKLIAAELAGRGGMVSLSLPEAEVADLIRRWPGLEIAVVNGPSSVVVAGDPGACDELVAEAEAREVRARRVPVDYASHSSHVEQIEEQLLDALADITPSAPEVPFFSTVDLKWIESGHLAAEYWFRNLRQRVRFAEATGELVEAGYRVFVEVSAHPVLTMAVQETLDQHPGVDAVVTGTLRREEGGLARFATSLAELFVRGVEVDWAPFFDGLDPRRVDLPTYAFQHEHYWLESDTMETSVREEPQIAEQDETPIAEQLSGLSADDRRNAIAEIIRKEAAAVLGHASADTIEDDGAFFEIGFNSLTAVELRNRLGAAFDLTLPAMLLFDHPTPALLADHVHQLLENPAEGSDVRR